The following are from one region of the bacterium genome:
- a CDS encoding methylated-DNA--[protein]-cysteine S-methyltransferase, whose protein sequence is MASEKGLVYLAKPENKRVEGERYPELEEALERYFSGDEVDFSHFPVDLSTLSPFQKRVLEEVRGIRWGEVKSYEEIGERLGDRRKARAVGQALARNPIPIIIPCHRVIRKDGGLGGFSWGLEWKRLLLKLEGCSAV, encoded by the coding sequence ATGGCGAGCGAGAAGGGGTTAGTTTATCTCGCAAAGCCAGAAAATAAAAGGGTAGAGGGCGAACGATATCCCGAGTTGGAGGAAGCTTTGGAAAGATATTTCTCCGGAGATGAAGTGGATTTTTCCCATTTCCCAGTTGATTTGTCAACGCTTTCCCCTTTCCAGAAAAGGGTTCTTGAGGAGGTGAGGGGAATTAGATGGGGTGAGGTGAAAAGTTATGAGGAGATAGGGGAGAGGTTGGGAGATAGGAGGAAGGCGAGGGCGGTTGGACAAGCATTAGCGAGGAATCCAATCCCCATCATCATCCCCTGCCATAGAGTGATAAGGAAGGACGGAGGGCTTGGCGGTTTTTCTTGGGGCTTGGAATGGAAAAGGTTGCTATTAAAATTAGAGGGATGTTCAGCAGTTTAG
- the uvrC gene encoding excinuclease ABC subunit UvrC has protein sequence MALEEKLKQVPTSPGVYIFKGKRGNVLYVGKAASLRDRVRSYFGQYDGSLKVSLIRQNIADLEWIVTDSETEALILELNLIKKYKPPYNIRMRDDKHYPFVKITLNEPFPRIVIVRRIRQDGARYFGPYADSKSLREVLRLLRKNFQIRQCNLPLTGGENIRPCLFYHIGQCLAPCSGAVSRERYMEAVNEVITFLEGHSEELREKLWNRMMEEAEKLNFEQAAKLRDRIRALDRVIDKQKVVFTEPVDEDVISFAQAEDVIGAQVFMIRAGRLIGGRHFILQGAEGESREEITSSFIRQYYQGELPPPLIIVEDVPEDALLISRWLSERKHREVVIRKAENEEEKELVEMARRNATIALRAKLEEGEMKRRRAMESLEALRLALNLDKIPRRIEGYDISHLGGNQAVGSMVVFEDGEPQKSKYRKFNIKYTEKIPDDYAMMKETLRRRILRGKKGDEKFLPFPDLIVIDGGKGHLSSALEVLFEENILPPTIGLAKRLEEIYLPDSPQPLRLPEDSKALHLLQRIRNEAHRFAITQHRGRREKAAFMSALEQVEGIGKKRRKMLLDVFGTLEELRKASPDKIARLAGVPLKVAERLLEVLNKEGEKEEEEG, from the coding sequence ATGGCGCTTGAGGAGAAGTTGAAGCAAGTTCCCACATCGCCCGGGGTCTATATTTTTAAAGGGAAGAGAGGCAATGTCCTCTATGTGGGGAAAGCTGCCTCCCTAAGGGATAGGGTTCGCTCCTATTTCGGGCAATACGATGGCTCATTGAAGGTCTCCCTCATCCGCCAGAACATCGCTGATTTGGAATGGATAGTTACTGATTCCGAAACGGAAGCCCTCATACTTGAGCTCAACCTGATTAAGAAATATAAACCCCCTTACAATATAAGGATGAGGGACGACAAGCATTATCCCTTCGTTAAAATCACCCTAAACGAGCCCTTCCCGCGCATTGTCATCGTCAGGAGGATTAGACAGGATGGTGCCCGCTATTTCGGACCCTATGCGGATTCCAAATCTTTAAGGGAAGTCCTTCGCCTTTTGAGAAAGAATTTTCAGATAAGGCAATGCAATCTCCCCCTTACAGGAGGGGAAAACATCCGCCCTTGCCTCTTCTATCACATTGGACAATGTCTCGCCCCCTGCTCCGGTGCTGTGTCAAGGGAAAGATATATGGAGGCAGTGAACGAGGTTATAACTTTCCTTGAAGGACACAGCGAGGAACTGAGGGAAAAGCTCTGGAATAGGATGATGGAGGAGGCGGAGAAGCTTAACTTTGAACAAGCTGCCAAATTGAGGGATAGAATTAGAGCGCTTGACAGAGTCATTGATAAGCAGAAGGTCGTCTTCACAGAGCCTGTTGATGAGGATGTCATCTCCTTTGCTCAAGCGGAGGATGTTATAGGGGCGCAGGTATTCATGATTCGCGCGGGAAGGTTGATTGGGGGAAGGCATTTCATCCTACAGGGGGCGGAGGGGGAGAGCAGGGAGGAAATCACCTCTTCCTTCATCCGTCAATACTATCAGGGTGAACTTCCACCTCCCCTCATCATCGTTGAGGATGTGCCCGAAGATGCCCTGCTTATATCCCGATGGCTGAGTGAGAGGAAGCATAGGGAGGTGGTGATAAGGAAGGCTGAGAATGAAGAGGAGAAGGAGCTCGTGGAGATGGCAAGGAGGAACGCCACTATCGCTCTGCGGGCGAAGTTGGAGGAAGGGGAGATGAAGCGGAGAAGGGCTATGGAGAGCTTGGAGGCTTTGCGATTGGCTCTCAATCTTGACAAAATACCCCGGAGAATTGAGGGATATGATATATCCCATTTGGGAGGAAATCAGGCGGTCGGTTCAATGGTAGTTTTTGAGGATGGCGAACCTCAAAAATCTAAATACAGGAAATTCAACATAAAATATACCGAGAAAATACCTGATGATTACGCGATGATGAAGGAAACTCTAAGAAGAAGGATACTGCGAGGAAAGAAGGGGGACGAGAAATTCCTTCCCTTCCCCGATTTGATTGTGATAGATGGAGGTAAGGGGCATCTCTCAAGCGCCTTGGAGGTTCTCTTTGAGGAGAACATCCTTCCGCCAACAATAGGCTTGGCGAAAAGGCTGGAGGAAATCTATCTTCCTGATTCACCTCAGCCCTTGAGATTGCCCGAGGATTCAAAGGCGCTTCATCTCCTTCAAAGGATAAGAAATGAGGCGCATCGCTTCGCTATCACCCAGCACAGGGGAAGGAGGGAGAAGGCTGCTTTTATGTCTGCCTTGGAGCAAGTTGAGGGGATTGGAAAGAAGCGGAGGAAGATGCTTTTGGATGTCTTCGGCACGCTTGAGGAGCTGAGGAAAGCCTCTCCGGATAAGATAGCGAGATTGGCGGGAGTTCCCTTGAAGGTTGCGGAGAGGCTTTTGGAGGTTCTCAATAAAGAAGGAGAAAAGGAGGAAGAGGAAGGTTAA
- a CDS encoding DUF996 domain-containing protein, whose translation MLEKKEIDLREIKLLGGIGSVSMLALPFVGLVLLLVALKKLANATGNEKIFRDFFVATIISLVFLFTLYIGWMAFFLAFAHVPPKFLEDLVFSLPFLFVWVLAWIGGIFFAIYASRSLEALAKITGEKMFNTAGLLIFIGAILTIAFVGLIILFIGWIYLIVAFFSLPDKLELKVA comes from the coding sequence ATGCTGGAGAAAAAAGAGATAGATTTAAGGGAGATAAAGCTTCTCGGAGGGATTGGTTCAGTATCCATGCTCGCTCTGCCCTTTGTGGGTTTGGTTTTGCTCCTTGTAGCCCTCAAGAAGCTTGCCAATGCCACTGGTAACGAGAAGATTTTCAGGGACTTCTTCGTTGCAACTATTATCTCCTTGGTCTTTCTTTTCACCTTATATATCGGATGGATGGCTTTTTTCTTGGCATTCGCACACGTTCCTCCTAAATTCCTAGAGGATTTAGTATTCTCTCTTCCTTTCCTCTTCGTCTGGGTCTTAGCCTGGATAGGGGGGATTTTCTTCGCAATTTATGCCAGCAGAAGTCTTGAAGCTTTGGCAAAGATAACGGGAGAAAAGATGTTTAATACCGCTGGTCTGCTCATATTCATCGGCGCCATTCTCACGATAGCCTTCGTAGGGCTAATCATCTTATTCATCGGTTGGATTTATCTCATCGTCGCTTTCTTCTCCCTCCCAGATAAGTTGGAGCTGAAGGTGGCATAG
- a CDS encoding DUF996 domain-containing protein, translated as MKAKREIDLRDIKLLGGIGSIFLLFFPLVGLVLILIALKKFTEETKRETIFRDFLVATAIALAYMFAVFLFWLLFLLIHSVSGTQPPEQPAIAIFFLIIFFLAWIVGTISASYARRSFEALAQVSGESLFSSAGKLFLIGAILLIILVGSVLIFIGEIYSIVAFFTLPDKLEIEEGGAVTEGN; from the coding sequence ATGAAAGCGAAAAGGGAGATAGACCTAAGGGATATAAAGCTTTTAGGAGGCATTGGCTCTATTTTCCTCTTGTTCTTCCCCTTGGTTGGTTTGGTTCTCATCCTCATAGCGCTCAAGAAATTCACTGAGGAAACGAAAAGGGAGACCATCTTCCGGGATTTCCTTGTCGCTACAGCCATTGCCTTAGCTTATATGTTTGCGGTGTTCCTATTCTGGCTTTTATTTCTTTTAATCCATTCAGTCTCTGGTACACAGCCTCCCGAGCAGCCGGCAATAGCCATCTTCTTTCTCATTATTTTCTTCTTGGCTTGGATTGTCGGCACTATATCAGCCTCCTATGCGAGAAGGAGCTTTGAGGCATTGGCGCAGGTCAGCGGTGAGAGCTTGTTCTCGTCGGCGGGAAAGCTTTTCTTAATCGGTGCCATTCTCTTAATAATCTTAGTGGGAAGCGTTTTGATTTTCATCGGCGAGATATACTCCATTGTCGCCTTCTTCACCCTTCCCGATAAATTGGAGATTGAAGAAGGTGGTGCGGTCACTGAGGGGAATTAG
- a CDS encoding alpha-L-rhamnosidase N-terminal domain-containing protein, with product MEKVICLVFCALLLLASPDWGGYTLSNGYFSLKGKNGDIEELKIDPKGKGNYSIVLAKRIYLGEINPAELSENIEWQKTKEGIVLKNVPIFVKKAEGGIGINKEWNDPVQLIEGHTLGQDFVADMDGFVAVSVPCPTYRTKSADMTLTLRRDGPQGEIIARKRFTNIPDNSYQTLFFPPQPKGRYYLEMSQPKGRIGWWGRKDDIYPQGSAYIDGEKVSGDRFIRLTYADVKRTDVKIWLDKNILTLQPLENVSIGFKFVAPWERDSYDVSASPFIAFISDRAQYIPVHQLKRRFSLDFGMNADEWMEAKGQKDFRILFKKPYGIVRFTMDAHEMTLHFPKSPVIVEVRDGKGDVPDFFPRFASSDKKFDEVINQFLWERALSWPPGPNNPDWMEWLSRVYNWMDIPRYLSAQRNHLLTYKMDPDGYVWTWGYQRCWPFPPCPPYDSRHFTTNSNYILACWRYYAWTKDIDFLRQNMGRIRKAMEWQLEYCKGKEGLFIDNSPDHDGTTKGVHSNYWDDIPFGYKSAYENIYFYASLEAMAQLEEVVRKENIQVESDVPAHPPEYYRELAKVVKRNYNETFWNDEAGRYIGCVDITGAKHDYGFTYVNLEALTYGLGDEEKARRIFHWMETDPSDTYKYKFAPRANTIDCSGWWYLEGKGEIPSQKFDTHLENGGAILYTSFFDLMARAKYLGADNAFKRLLEILDRYQKPDKLCGGPPLYYGENNGWQVGTDIPFPESGLVPCFFLYGIMGIDADIEGLRIQPNLPSHLSYAEVKNLIYRGLPLDIKVTPTSVEITCKKKGYEFHIKEKIEEGGFYYLKELPRGLKFPSFPPPSDWRAYWIWYPEANSKREQNVTFYFRKEFKISEEVKSARVWITADDAYNLYLNGKFVGSEGRWEEAERYDVGKLLKKGENIIEVEVHNGEGPGGLLMEMEVVLKSGKTVWVITDKSWKVGRAKEGEWESAEELGMPPSGWGDIIKKK from the coding sequence ATGGAGAAGGTGATTTGCCTCGTCTTTTGTGCTCTTCTCTTGCTCGCCTCCCCTGATTGGGGGGGTTATACCCTCTCAAACGGATATTTCTCTTTAAAAGGGAAAAACGGAGATATTGAGGAGCTGAAGATAGACCCTAAAGGAAAGGGAAATTATTCCATCGTCCTTGCGAAGAGGATTTATCTTGGGGAAATAAACCCTGCGGAGCTTTCCGAGAATATTGAATGGCAGAAGACGAAGGAAGGGATAGTGTTGAAAAATGTTCCTATTTTCGTTAAGAAGGCAGAAGGTGGGATTGGAATAAACAAGGAGTGGAATGACCCTGTTCAGCTTATAGAAGGACACACTCTTGGGCAAGATTTCGTTGCTGACATGGATGGCTTTGTCGCAGTCAGCGTGCCTTGCCCAACCTATAGAACGAAATCAGCAGATATGACATTAACTTTGAGAAGAGACGGACCGCAGGGAGAGATAATCGCCCGTAAAAGGTTCACAAATATACCGGATAATTCCTATCAAACCCTCTTTTTCCCACCCCAACCCAAAGGACGCTATTATCTTGAGATGTCTCAGCCTAAAGGAAGGATTGGTTGGTGGGGGAGAAAAGACGATATTTACCCTCAGGGCTCAGCTTATATTGATGGAGAGAAGGTGAGCGGCGATAGGTTCATTCGCTTGACATATGCGGATGTTAAGAGAACGGATGTAAAGATATGGCTTGATAAGAACATACTTACCCTTCAACCTTTGGAGAATGTTTCCATAGGCTTTAAATTCGTTGCTCCCTGGGAGCGAGATAGTTATGATGTCTCCGCCAGTCCCTTTATCGCTTTCATATCCGATAGGGCGCAGTACATTCCCGTTCACCAGCTGAAGAGAAGGTTTTCCCTTGATTTCGGGATGAATGCGGACGAATGGATGGAGGCGAAGGGGCAGAAGGATTTCCGTATCCTCTTCAAAAAACCCTATGGGATAGTAAGATTCACGATGGACGCCCACGAGATGACTCTCCATTTCCCCAAATCTCCCGTGATAGTTGAGGTTAGGGATGGCAAAGGAGATGTTCCCGATTTCTTCCCACGATTTGCCTCTTCCGATAAAAAGTTTGATGAGGTTATAAATCAATTCCTCTGGGAAAGGGCTTTAAGTTGGCCACCCGGACCCAATAATCCAGATTGGATGGAATGGCTTTCTCGGGTTTACAATTGGATGGACATACCTCGCTATCTCTCCGCCCAAAGGAATCACCTTCTCACCTACAAGATGGACCCAGATGGATATGTTTGGACTTGGGGATATCAGCGCTGTTGGCCTTTCCCACCTTGTCCTCCCTATGATTCTCGTCATTTCACCACTAACTCAAATTATATCCTTGCCTGCTGGCGATACTATGCTTGGACGAAGGACATAGATTTCCTCCGCCAGAATATGGGGAGGATTAGAAAGGCGATGGAGTGGCAACTGGAATATTGTAAGGGGAAGGAGGGGCTCTTTATTGATAACAGTCCTGACCACGATGGCACAACAAAGGGGGTTCACTCCAATTACTGGGATGACATCCCCTTCGGCTACAAATCCGCTTATGAGAATATTTATTTCTACGCTTCTTTGGAGGCTATGGCTCAGCTTGAGGAGGTTGTCAGAAAGGAGAACATACAAGTAGAAAGCGATGTTCCCGCTCATCCGCCTGAATATTACAGAGAGTTAGCCAAGGTGGTTAAGAGGAATTATAACGAGACATTTTGGAACGATGAGGCGGGAAGATATATAGGATGTGTGGATATCACGGGAGCTAAGCACGATTATGGTTTCACTTATGTGAATTTGGAAGCCTTGACTTACGGATTGGGGGACGAGGAGAAGGCGAGGCGGATTTTCCATTGGATGGAGACCGACCCCTCAGACACATACAAATACAAGTTTGCTCCAAGGGCAAACACAATAGATTGCAGTGGATGGTGGTATTTAGAAGGGAAAGGGGAAATTCCTTCCCAGAAATTTGATACTCATTTAGAAAACGGTGGGGCAATCCTCTATACCTCCTTCTTTGACCTAATGGCAAGGGCTAAATATCTGGGAGCGGATAACGCTTTCAAGAGGTTGCTTGAGATTTTGGATAGGTATCAGAAGCCGGATAAGCTCTGTGGTGGTCCTCCCCTTTACTATGGTGAAAACAACGGCTGGCAAGTTGGCACTGACATCCCCTTCCCGGAAAGTGGACTTGTTCCCTGCTTCTTCCTGTATGGGATAATGGGGATAGATGCTGATATTGAGGGATTACGCATTCAACCCAATCTCCCTTCCCATTTATCCTATGCAGAGGTAAAGAATTTAATATATCGTGGGCTTCCCTTGGATATAAAGGTCACTCCCACGAGCGTTGAGATCACCTGCAAGAAAAAGGGATATGAATTCCACATAAAGGAGAAGATAGAGGAGGGAGGCTTTTACTATCTTAAGGAATTGCCCAGAGGATTGAAGTTTCCCTCTTTCCCTCCTCCCTCTGATTGGCGAGCCTATTGGATATGGTATCCTGAGGCTAATAGCAAGCGGGAGCAGAATGTAACATTTTATTTCCGCAAGGAGTTTAAGATATCGGAGGAGGTGAAATCCGCGCGAGTTTGGATAACGGCTGACGATGCTTATAATCTTTATCTAAATGGAAAGTTTGTGGGGAGCGAAGGGAGATGGGAGGAGGCGGAGCGATATGATGTTGGGAAACTTCTAAAGAAGGGAGAGAATATAATAGAGGTTGAGGTGCATAACGGTGAGGGACCGGGAGGGCTCCTTATGGAGATGGAGGTTGTATTGAAATCGGGGAAGACGGTTTGGGTAATAACGGACAAGAGCTGGAAAGTGGGAAGGGCGAAGGAAGGTGAATGGGAATCGGCTGAGGAGTTAGGAATGCCTCCCTCTGGCTGGGGAGATATTATAAAGAAAAAGTAA
- a CDS encoding PQQ-binding-like beta-propeller repeat protein has product MFSSLERATVFLLLTGVLLADWGTLRGAVDRKGFVKGELRPPFHLLWVRHFEGEKISSCVEPIIGEGKLFIGTQNGNLYALDAQNGEPLWRFKANGAFLHSPAFSSGLTVAGSTDGYIYALDCKNGKLKWSFFVGRGGFSSSPLIAEDKVFIGSRNGKFIALELQSGKLLWSFNCAAPIRQTASFWNGRVFFVAEDMRVRCLEAEKGKMLWESEPLTGQTARDYFPIIAEANGRAFVIIRTNPVLNMARLIAQDRHLICENAGIDDSDWRKLDDWIKSEKAMGNPELWEKEQELIVRYLDSHPEARSFFIFDAESGKQMPFPPILWTGGCQGIGNMPVALNDGRLIVLYRSAYGNWNLGVAPLVSLGILDIFKNRITPLFHTNGIQPPWNTFWGTADESQNFLLVGETLLIIHQGTISGFDFNSRNLFPIWGERDSWGGFRNLPWARNEWHGPARGGIAVVGNRIYWQVGSRIICLEMGAGREPARDLGIEEQSVPITSSSPKVDFFSVSELKKLLNSVVEELLSQRWKPLYVEPGLAGREFFFSHSGEVFEALSLAYPHLSENLKRKVREFLNKEWWEHPPYSPACRYDLKGGMGREWYPIPPHLRENGVEIPHPFGNIYSIYLYAERCGEWEKVKEGWEEIKECFRAFEESGWRMEEGKGDLFANKYLSSLIALERMAEKIGDVSIREEAREKLEEIKKVYIDWWRRCGENIKLPIFSGIAEWDKFIGEGDLLFFSIRPHKAKIALFHNLTPDVSAIVKEEASDSIDKVWQTFELLCPTWHLVGEERQVHYGENYIDPPDFSLDAFKAFAWLRKADLQELIPRIDIPFCSADLYFITKIAIVSDLAQ; this is encoded by the coding sequence ATGTTCAGCAGTTTAGAGAGAGCGACGGTTTTCCTTCTGCTAACAGGTGTCCTTCTCGCTGATTGGGGGACATTGAGGGGGGCAGTTGATAGAAAAGGATTTGTCAAAGGTGAGTTGCGACCTCCTTTCCACCTCCTTTGGGTCAGGCACTTTGAAGGCGAGAAAATCAGCTCATGCGTTGAACCCATAATAGGTGAGGGAAAGCTTTTCATTGGCACGCAGAATGGGAACCTTTACGCGCTTGATGCGCAAAATGGAGAGCCTCTTTGGCGGTTCAAAGCGAATGGCGCTTTCCTACATTCACCCGCTTTTTCCTCTGGTTTAACAGTTGCTGGCTCAACAGACGGATATATCTACGCCCTTGATTGCAAGAATGGGAAATTGAAGTGGAGTTTCTTCGTCGGGAGAGGAGGTTTCTCCTCATCGCCTTTGATTGCAGAGGACAAGGTTTTCATAGGCTCTCGCAACGGAAAATTCATTGCCCTTGAGCTTCAAAGCGGAAAATTGCTTTGGTCTTTTAACTGCGCTGCCCCCATTCGTCAAACAGCTTCCTTCTGGAATGGGAGGGTCTTTTTCGTTGCAGAGGATATGAGGGTTCGTTGCCTTGAGGCAGAAAAAGGGAAAATGCTTTGGGAATCGGAGCCTCTAACGGGTCAGACAGCTCGTGATTACTTCCCCATAATAGCGGAAGCTAATGGGCGTGCCTTTGTCATTATTCGCACAAATCCTGTCTTGAATATGGCGCGTTTGATAGCGCAGGATAGGCATTTGATATGCGAGAATGCGGGCATAGACGATAGCGATTGGAGAAAATTGGATGATTGGATTAAAAGCGAAAAAGCGATGGGCAATCCTGAGCTTTGGGAAAAGGAACAGGAGTTGATAGTTCGCTATCTTGATTCTCATCCGGAGGCGCGCAGCTTCTTCATCTTTGACGCTGAAAGTGGAAAGCAGATGCCATTTCCGCCCATTCTATGGACGGGTGGTTGTCAGGGCATCGGTAATATGCCTGTAGCTCTAAACGATGGACGACTCATAGTCCTTTACCGCAGCGCATATGGAAACTGGAACCTTGGCGTCGCTCCCCTTGTCTCATTGGGTATCCTTGATATATTTAAAAACCGCATCACTCCCCTGTTTCACACTAATGGGATTCAGCCGCCCTGGAATACTTTCTGGGGAACCGCTGATGAAAGCCAAAATTTTCTCCTTGTCGGCGAAACTCTTTTGATTATCCATCAAGGAACGATTAGTGGTTTTGATTTTAATTCAAGAAACCTCTTTCCCATTTGGGGCGAAAGGGATAGTTGGGGAGGATTTCGCAATCTTCCTTGGGCGCGCAACGAATGGCATGGTCCTGCTCGCGGTGGCATTGCTGTAGTGGGGAATCGCATCTATTGGCAAGTGGGAAGCAGGATAATCTGCTTAGAAATGGGCGCCGGAAGAGAACCTGCAAGGGATTTGGGAATAGAAGAGCAGAGCGTGCCAATAACCTCAAGCTCACCCAAAGTGGATTTCTTCAGCGTGAGCGAACTGAAAAAGCTTCTCAACAGTGTTGTTGAAGAACTCCTCTCGCAGAGATGGAAGCCCCTGTATGTTGAACCGGGATTAGCGGGCAGGGAATTTTTCTTCAGCCATAGTGGAGAAGTATTTGAAGCTCTTTCCCTTGCCTACCCCCATCTTTCTGAGAATTTGAAGCGAAAAGTGAGGGAATTCCTCAACAAGGAGTGGTGGGAACATCCTCCCTATTCGCCTGCCTGTAGATATGATTTAAAAGGTGGTATGGGAAGAGAATGGTATCCTATTCCTCCCCATTTGCGGGAAAATGGTGTTGAAATTCCTCATCCCTTCGGAAACATCTATTCAATCTATCTTTATGCCGAGCGTTGTGGAGAATGGGAAAAAGTAAAAGAGGGATGGGAGGAGATAAAGGAATGCTTTAGAGCGTTTGAAGAGAGCGGTTGGAGGATGGAGGAAGGGAAGGGAGATTTATTCGCTAATAAATATCTCTCCTCCTTAATCGCTTTGGAGAGGATGGCGGAGAAAATAGGGGATGTCTCCATCCGGGAGGAGGCAAGAGAGAAATTGGAGGAGATTAAAAAGGTATATATAGATTGGTGGAGGAGGTGCGGGGAAAATATCAAGCTCCCAATATTTTCTGGCATAGCCGAATGGGATAAATTCATCGGAGAGGGCGACCTGCTCTTTTTTTCCATTCGCCCCCATAAAGCAAAGATAGCCCTTTTCCATAACCTAACTCCGGATGTTTCAGCTATTGTCAAAGAGGAAGCTTCCGATTCTATTGATAAAGTTTGGCAGACATTTGAGCTTCTCTGCCCCACCTGGCATTTAGTAGGGGAGGAAAGGCAGGTCCATTATGGTGAAAATTATATTGACCCGCCCGATTTTTCCCTTGATGCCTTTAAGGCTTTTGCCTGGCTCAGAAAAGCAGATTTGCAAGAGCTTATCCCAAGAATAGACATCCCCTTTTGCAGCGCTGACCTCTATTTTATAACGAAAATAGCTATAGTTTCAGACCTAGCACAATAG
- a CDS encoding DUF996 domain-containing protein, producing MREIDIKSEKLMAGVGTLFSLFWLTPSPVAIAGWVLLLLALKRFSLQFERSEIYRAIREAMILAIASGFVFILVWWRFPISFIRSYPEEKFVLIPYIISFLLGCGLLIASSYFLRRCLFSLKEITGDEFFSRAGELLFLGSLLSIILVGFPIYSIGQIYQAIAFFLLPDKLEYGKEQGEEVVLE from the coding sequence ATGAGGGAGATTGATATAAAAAGTGAAAAGCTGATGGCTGGCGTGGGGACTTTATTTTCCCTTTTTTGGCTAACCCCTTCCCCTGTTGCAATAGCTGGTTGGGTTCTCCTTTTACTTGCACTGAAAAGGTTTTCCCTCCAATTTGAGAGAAGCGAGATATATCGGGCTATAAGAGAGGCGATGATATTAGCTATAGCAAGCGGATTCGTTTTCATATTAGTTTGGTGGAGATTTCCCATCAGTTTCATTCGCTCTTACCCGGAAGAAAAGTTCGTTTTAATCCCTTATATTATTTCCTTTTTGCTGGGTTGTGGTCTCCTAATCGCTTCTTCCTACTTTCTCAGAAGGTGCCTCTTTTCCTTGAAGGAGATAACCGGAGATGAATTCTTTTCCAGGGCGGGAGAGCTTTTGTTTTTGGGGTCGCTTCTGAGCATCATATTGGTGGGTTTCCCTATCTACTCAATCGGTCAAATCTATCAAGCTATCGCATTTTTCCTTTTGCCCGATAAATTAGAATATGGAAAAGAACAAGGAGAGGAGGTCGTTTTAGAATGA
- a CDS encoding DUF996 domain-containing protein gives MGGFIPYLGWLLPLAGLVLVLLALKRISDETGKPRIFKDFLVSVIFMAIGDVLFFLLGGITLLGSISKGFKTIHLGAALLAFLLSWVVIMIGAYFLRMSFNITAEATGVGTFETSATLIFYGAILMIVFFHRGVGSLDWKNNWGCCLFLFARYIGGVYLSM, from the coding sequence GTGGGAGGTTTTATACCTTATCTTGGCTGGTTGTTGCCCCTTGCTGGGCTTGTCCTTGTGCTCTTAGCTCTCAAGAGGATATCGGATGAAACGGGCAAGCCGAGGATTTTCAAGGATTTCCTCGTCTCGGTTATCTTTATGGCAATAGGGGATGTCCTTTTTTTCCTGCTGGGAGGAATTACGCTTCTCGGCTCTATCAGCAAGGGTTTCAAGACCATTCATCTTGGTGCCGCTTTGCTTGCCTTTCTTCTCTCTTGGGTAGTTATTATGATTGGGGCATATTTCTTGCGTATGAGCTTCAACATAACTGCAGAGGCGACAGGTGTAGGTACGTTTGAGACATCTGCTACCCTCATCTTCTACGGTGCCATATTGATGATAGTTTTTTTTCATAGGGGGGTTGGTTCTCTTGATTGGAAGAATAATTGGGGTTGTTGCCTTTTTCTCTTTGCCCGATATATTGGAGGTGTCTACCTCTCAATGTGA
- a CDS encoding DUF996 domain-containing protein, which yields MIEREIVDIKNAKALGIAGALSLLANPYISLAGIIILYIALKRFSEAFGEKRIANDFLLALVISFAVLLLALFATLVVPFLMAILVDTNFPYWLIIALPFLIIWIGLSLSAYFLKRSFYALSSASGEDYFRIAGDYILLGTILSIFLVGIIIFFMGQIYETLAFFSLPDSLAISKTSEGG from the coding sequence ATGATAGAGAGGGAAATCGTTGATATTAAAAACGCTAAGGCTTTGGGTATTGCCGGTGCCCTCTCTCTATTGGCGAATCCATATATAAGCTTAGCGGGCATAATAATCCTTTACATAGCCCTAAAGAGGTTCTCGGAAGCATTTGGTGAGAAGAGAATCGCCAATGATTTCCTCCTCGCCCTAGTCATCTCTTTCGCCGTTTTGCTTCTCGCTCTATTTGCCACTTTAGTCGTTCCCTTTCTTATGGCTATCCTCGTTGACACGAATTTCCCCTACTGGCTTATAATAGCCTTACCATTTTTGATAATCTGGATTGGTTTATCCCTATCAGCCTACTTCCTGAAGAGGAGCTTTTATGCTTTGTCCTCTGCGTCGGGAGAGGACTACTTCCGCATAGCGGGCGATTATATCCTTTTGGGGACGATTTTGAGCATTTTTCTCGTGGGCATAATAATCTTCTTCATGGGGCAGATTTATGAGACGCTTGCCTTCTTCTCCCTCCCCGATTCATTGGCGATTTCAAAAACATCAGAGGGAGGTTGA